The genomic stretch CCGGAcatgaagagtaggtggtgcatgaggcatacgGGGGCAAACTTTCATAGTCaatagggagggagggagggaggagaggaggggatgtGAGGGGAGGGGAGTAGGGTGGAGATTGAAGCCCGGATCTTCGCTTCATTTGAGGTAGTATTACTAATCCCCTAGTTTAGCTTAACTCGTAGTTGGTAGATGTAATAGTTGATGTAGCAGCTATACAAATGGTGTAGTGTTAATTAGTAGATGAAATCTAGGTGTTCATAtgagacatagaaaaatataggttagtcagtatagtggatttagcttaggttTTTGTGTTATAGTAAAATTAATTTAttgatttatttagataaatttaacATGAATATTATACACAATGCAAGAGTTCTATTTTGTCTAGGTATTCAGCATGTAGGTGTTTTAGGGGTTTGTTGAAATTATTACATTTAGTTACAATTTTTGTTCATATCGTGCATAtctttatatatgtttttggaATGCAGGGGTGTTtagggttagttaaatttagtaatatttagtaatgGTCTCTGTTAATGTCGTGTGAATCTTCCTATGTGTCTTgtgaatcttccttgctagcccctgaagtTCACGGTTAATCACGATTAGGTCCTTGGAACCTTGTTTAATCCATAGATTAcatgttttagctccgttttaatccgttcaagttgcgttaggttCATGATATCATAAATTATACGATAGTGGTGAGTTTTTCATCATGcatgtctttaaaaataaatttaatattaatttaaTTAATGCCTATCTGAATGCCTTTTCTTAATGAGAATTTAAGTAGGGTTTACATCAatttttcataatcaatattAAGTTGACCAATACTATTTAATtgggttttctaaataaaaattgATTAGATTCTATCTGGATTTTCACGAACTAAGATTTAATTGGTTAATTCTTATTTAtaactagcttttctaaataaaagatatctagtGTTATACATCGGTTTTCATAAATAAAGATAATATGCTTAATAATATTATAAATGCCCTTTTCCATATTAACATGTTTAGTTGAACCcgaaatacaaagttattcaattatgtcttatacatgctctgagtttctaaagttaattgttaaattggCATAACTTGTACTTTAatttttacaaataaaatatgatttaGTTTATCACGTTTTTAATGATTAAATATATAAATTGCTTAATTCCAAATAGGGTATTTCTCTAAAATAACCTAtgtgcatgttttatttaattaaaatggatcaagcatatagtatttttatttgtttaatAAATCAAACCTCTCGATAGTTTTGCCTTATCGACCATAGTTCCGTTATCAGCGTTTCATGTGTTTGCGTGATtctagaatcgagccctatcctttattACATTCTTTTAAATCTTTTatttgattggtgtattgttcttagttgtacttgtttgtttgtttgtttgtatgtttgtgccggtgattgcatcgagtagaaggatcgctattcaaaaaatttgaagattaaaagtttcaagagagcaagagttgaagagcagtaagagtaacttttctttggagaaaggcaagtgtccctaaccatccttctatctatgcttattttacaagaataccatgtattacttggaacatggagaaccacctaggaaaattgTGCAATCACAagactatatggctctggtcttgtctaattaattagagactgtAGTTTAGGGTAAGCTTACCGAAATGGCAAGAGGGGGGGGGACTGAGTCATTGTATAGCCTGGTCCTCTTGGAAAGTGacctttgctaagacactatgcctATTAGGGAGGTTTATGCGTGCTAGACACCGACATCTTAGCGGGTTAcctcttattagggaatctttatAAAGGCCTTGTAGCGTCCCTATGTAATCACACcttggtagtgtgataagtgcctacttttgaaaagcatggttgggtccaaagttcttctgaatttttacacaacttgtggtgaaagtgtacaacctctgcagagtgtaaaactgatatatcagctgtgctcacggtcaagagtggcctagaccctcacatgattaataaacttgaagatggacttaaatcattattctggttatttcttgtggctttgcggagtaccaaccataagtgtactcacccttgcttactacTGCTTAGATGAGGAAGGTGTGTaaagttttctgaagatgatgctgagttctaggtgtATGCAgtccccagtcgattgcctgtgaagtttggagcctccgtttccagggTTAAGGTATATATCTCTGTCAGactcgtaagtctttatttatattcctttacgtgatactgttgatgttattcactaatgatatcACTATATGTATAAAACTAGATCATgtcatacatataggtagcacttggttttgttttaaaatcgggtgtgacacctCCCCTCACGCATCAGCCCCTTCTCTCTTACCCCAGACTTACCCCTTCCCCACACGTAATTATTCGCTCATCCACCTCATCCGGCCTCTCACCCgtgcctctctctcttcttctccccgtCGAATCCCCTCTCTCCCCTACACAAATCGATCCCCTTGCCGCCCCTNNNNNNNNNNNNNNNNNNNNNNNNNNNNNNNNNNNNNNNNNNNNNNNNNNNNNNNNNNNNNNNNNNNNNNNNNNNNNNNNNNNNNNNNNNNNNNNNNNNNTATTACatgtggcgaggagcggcggagaCAAGAAGGGAGGGCGTGGCAAGGCGGCAAAGCGTCGGTAGGCGTGGTGGAGCACGGAGCGTgtggatcttggagtagcgGCCACCTTGCCCTCAGATCCGGCAGCGGCGACAACCGACAGGCTGAGGAGCAGCGACGACGGCAACTGGCGGTGGTGGTTGAGCAGCATAAgtacgccgcctccctccctcccttcctccctctctctggtCCAGGGCTGAGGTGTTGTGCAGCTGGGGCTCCGACGAACGGTGGCGGTGTATGGCCGTGGCTCCAGCGCTCtgacggacggcggcggggtgtgGTTGGGGCTCCAGTGCTCCGGCGAATGGCGACGGGGTGCGGTCGGGGCTCCGGCACTcaggcggacggcggcggggtgctgCTGGGGCTCTGGTGCTCTGGCGGATGGCGATGGGGTGCGGCGGAGGCTCCAGTCGGCAGATTTTTTTAATgcccctttaataccggttatttgaccaagtactaaagacccccctttagtaccgaagtagcaatatcggttgcacaacttgtactaaagggggtcaggAACCGGTACTTAAGGGGCTTTCCCCGGTCGTGGGTCACACAaatgaattcaaatacaaatttgaattcaaacaaccaaaatcaatgcaccagcatgaatgcaagaataaactcctatgattcattgACTTATTTTAAATGAAATTTAAATGCCTAATAATTTAACATCAACCATAGAAAACCTTCAATCCTTAAACACAAAGCAATTAATTTCTAGTAAATTCTAACAATTTTTATTAAGTTGCAAAAGTTTAAATATTAGGGTGTTACATGGTATATGTGGGGCCAGGATATTTTGTAGTGCCATTATGGATTGACGGTATCAAATGTATTTGATTTTCCACTGTTTATAATAACACTAGATAAACTTTGTGTGCAGCATCCAATTGTGGAAGCCTCATTTTTTTCCGAGGAAAAGAGTGCCTTTTATTAGATCTCATAAACAAAGTTACATCTCATAAACAAAGTTACAATCATGAGCAACAATTTGCTCAACACACAATGAAGTACGCAAACGCGACATAGCTGTATGTCTGGTTCGCTTCACCAGTTGAGCAAGCTCGTGAGCGGTCCATTGCTACTTTGTTGCTTCAAATTATCATAAAAATGCAATATATGATTGAATTATTTATTGCTAAtttcatcttttatttttatgGAGACCATGAACCTTTGTAGCATAGTGCGTCAATCCCTTAGATATATCAATCAACTACGTACACAAAATATGTAAAAATAAGTGAATTCCTAAACAAAAAGTATTGTGTAGCGCTTGAGGGATCAAAATAatgaacatatttttttttgaatttaagATTGCACGTGATCAATTCGATATTTGGTTGAGTTTCTTATTTCTTTTAAATTTCATTCGGTTCATCAATGCTATATATGCTTTTCTGAGCATAGTAGAAGGAGCCACCACATTTTCACTATTCTTTTGGATTAACATTTTTGGTACAGCTGCGCATGGGGCACGAATCTACGTAacagatccaatggctatgataatTGGAGTTTATGTTTCTAAttttttgtaagaatttctgtTTTTTCTCTAGGCATGTCGTTAAAATTAAGTGGAGGTTTCAAAAAAATCTCCTATTactagtaatagtaagataagatGATCCTTGTAATCCCTACATTATTTTAATGTGGGTCAACATCTTGTTCGGTAAGATTGGTTGCATAAGCTGAAATTTGCTGAATTACCAGTGTATATCCTTCGCAGGTAATGGGACAGTGGCTCATTTGACAACCCAGAAACTTACAGCTCCATAAGATGATTTAGCAATGCAAGATCACGTCATCATAACTGGTTGGCTTGTAATATTATATTCTAAGTTTCTAACAATATAATTACAGTTCCATATCATACGGCATGGAATTTTTCACCTGGCTTCAGAGCAACCAAGGTGTCCAACGGTCTTCcctaaaaaaaataagaaaaggaaaaaaagaaaggtgtCCAACGGTCATCTCTGGCTGCCTAGTTATCTTGACTCGGTCGTGGCATGCGAACTGTGTAAGATTTTTCTCTGTTGCTCTGAAGCACCGAAATAGTTGTTGTGCGTATCTTGACTTCGTCAGTGACTTTGTGCGTTAGAGTATGGCTACCTGTGCAGTTAAGCTATTGCCTACGAGGGTCCGGAGTCCTATTCATTTGCCTCCGAATTCTAGCTGCCAGATCACCGTCTGTTGCAGAATTAAGAAGCACTTGAACAGGCCTTGGGATCTCTTATATAAACGTGCCTCCATTGTCTCATGTTTCATCACAACACGCTCAGCTCATTTGCATTTAGCACAGTACACTCCCAGGTTTGAATCACACTTCTAGCAAAGCTCCAATGGCGTCCCTAATAGAGACCCACCGCTCCGGCGCAGAGGTTGTTAGTGGAGATGCCATCTGCAGGAAGAAATCCGTCGACCTGCTGGAAGAGCTCGGCCTCCCCAAGGGTCTCCTGCCAATGGAGGACATCCAGGAGTTTGGGTACAACCGCACCACGGGGTTCATGTGGCTGGtgcaaaggaagaagaaggtggagcaCACCTTCAAGAAGATCAAGCAGACCGTGTCCTATGCTTTCGAGGTGACAGCGTTCGCCGAGAAGGGCAAGCTGCGGAAGATCACCGGTGTCAAGACCAAGGAGCTGATGCTTTGGCTCAGTGTAGTTGAGGTCTATGTTcccgaggcctcgccggagAAGGTCACCTTCAAGACTGGCACTGGCCTCTCCGACAGCTTTGACGCCACTGCCTTTGCACTCGGGGAGTAAATATGGATGCTGAGTTTTATTAGTTTATTTAATCCTTACGAGGATTACCTGCAAGGATTGTCTTAATCGTTAGTGCCAAGTTCAATGGCTTGCGTGTAAGATGTTACAGCTCCATTGTCTTAATCAATAACATCTGCTTGCAATAAAAAACTGATGAAGTGAATACGATTTTCCcctttaaaaatatttatacacAATGAGGCTTAGAAAATTAAAACATGGCAGAGGGCCATCGGCCAGTGGAATGCATTGTGCAACGGATTTATGAAGTCATACAAGAGTGAACAGAAGCAGTTCAGCTGTGTAGGAAAGCTTCCCCGGCGGAGGCACCATCACCCTGCCAGTGAACACAGTTGATGTAGCTAGCTTGGGCCAAGTTTCAAAGTTCAAATTTCAACATTAGTGCTGCCTGTTATCACTGTGTCCAGAAACTGTTGTCAGGTGCATGATCTTGTAATATTTCTTGATGAAATGAAATGTTCAGATAGGCTTACTCGGTCTACCGTGCATTTGCAAAACAAAAAAGTTGTTTATATACTCCATGTTTTATCTGCATACTATTATTATAGCTCAACATTTTGTTTTGCAAAATTGGTTCAGTAACCTGAAATGTGGTAAATTATTGTTGTGTATGTCCTTTGCAATCTGGTACTGTCTCATTCGGTAAGGTAGATACTTACAGCACCGTAAGATGATTTTGCAATGACTTTGATATTCACAGAAGTCATCGCATGTGTGTAATGTGATTTATGCATCTGGTTTTgcttttaaaaccgggtgtgacaactTGTATCTTGAAGTTTTATTGCAAACTGAATTCAGTTCATATGAATGTTATCCCTTATTACAAATGTCTCTCCAAATCTTGCCTATGTGGATGTTAAGTTTTATTAGTTTATTAATCCTTACGAGGATTACGTGCAAGGATTGTCTTAATCGTTTGTGCCAAGTTCAATGGCATGCCTGTAAGATGTTACTGGTCCATTGTCCTACTTAATCAATAACATCTGCTTGCAATGGAAAACTGATGAAGTGAATACGATTTTCTCCTCttaaaaatatttatacacAATGAGGCTTATGAAATTAAAACATGGCAGAGGGGCATGGGCTAGTGGAATGCATTGTGCAATGGATTTATAAAGTCAAACAAGAGTGAACAGAAGCATTCAGCTGTGTAGGAAAGCTTCCTCGGCGGATGCAATCTGGTAGTGTCTCATTCGATAAACCTAGAAACTTACAGCACCGTAAGATCATTTTGCAACGAAGAAGGATCGCATCATCATAACTGGCTGTCTTCTAATATTCTAACAATATAATTACAATTCCATATGATACAGCATGGAGTTTTTCATGGTCATGTCTGATAGGCTGTTTATAGATTCTTGACTCCGTCGTGGTTTGCTAACTGTAAGACTTGTTTCGTCCAGACAATGAAATAGCTGTGATTCTCTTGACTTGGTCAGTGACTTTGTGCGTCAGAGTATGCTTGCTGGTAAGAAAGTCAGCTGTGGCTACCCGTGCAGATGTGCTATTGCCTATGAGGGTCAGGAGTCTATTTCCTTGCTTTGCCTCTGAATCAGAGTCACCAGATTCCAGTCACTTTCCGAATAACACTGGAACAGGCCTTGAGACCTCTATATATACGTGCCTCTATTGCATCAAGTTTCATCACAACAAGTTGAACTCTTTTGCATATATAGGACACAATATATTCCCAGGTCAGCAACCTTTGCTAGCAAGTAGCCATACTCCAATGGCATCCCAAATTGAGAGCCACCGCTCCAGTGCAGAGGTTGTCACTGGAGATGCCATCTGCAGGAAGAAGTCTGTCGAGCTGCTGGAAGAGCTCGGGCTCCCGAAGGGCCTCCTGCCAATGGAGGACATCCAGGAGTTTGGGTACAACCGCACCACGGGGTTCATGTGGCTGGTtcaagggaagaagaaggtcgaGCACACGTTCAAGAAGATCAAACAGACCGTGTCCTACGCGGCTGAGGTGACGGCATATGCTGAGAAGGGCAAGCTGCGGAAGATCACCGGCGTCAAGACCAAGGAGCTGATGCTCTGGCTTAATGTTGTTGAGGTCTATGTTCCCGAGGCCTCGCCGGACAAGGTCACATTCAAGACCGGCACTGGCCTCTCGGATAGCTTTGATGCCACTGCCTTCGCGCATGGGGAGTAAACACGGAGTCAGTTGATTAACTAGAAATGATGCCGGTTCCATAATCTTACTATTCTACGGTGATGGTGCTAATCATGTATACGATGCTatgtctttctttcttttgtgttGGAATGATGCCTATATAAGTGTGTCCTATTGCCGCTACGAGTTTGTATCTCGCAGTTTTTTATTGCAAAATGAATTCCGTTAGGACAAAATTTGTTATCTCTTATTACAAACATCTCTTCAAATCTAGCCTATCTGGAAGTAACACTTGATCAATTTCGTCCTTATCAGGTTTATGTCAGTCGTTGGAGGATATTTGTATAATTTCTTATGTTCTGTCACATATTACAGCATAGTGATGAGAGAATGCCACAAGTTACAACATTGTGGAAATGTGGTACTTGTTTTGAAAAGAAGGAAATGTGTTACTACCTTTGCAAGTGTAGAATGTTCAAGATCAACAGAATTATGCATTGTTAGATAATTGATGAAAACCATATTCCGGTCGATACATCGGAAGGTCTACAAAGTTGTTGATATCAAATAGACTGTCTACCATGCCATATCAGTTGGAATCTTGGCACCAACGCATGTATTTTCATAAGGTGTAATGAGTTGATTGCTTGTCACTGGTGTTAATCCAGACATCAGAACTGGAATCAAGTAATTTTTTTATAAGggtcaaggaaatttttggtgaAATAAAAACACTTTATTCGCTTTTATGAAAAACAATTCTTATGTGCATCTGCTTGCAATCAAActgatgaaatgaaaaaaaattatttgcttttaaaaatatctaTAGACTAAGAAGCCTTACAAATTAAAAAATAGTGTATATGCTCCAAGTTGTTTTGTAAAATTGGTTGCATAACCTCAAATTTGCTAGACTATCGTGTTGTATGTCCTTTTCGGGCTTGCGGCCAATTTGGGACTGTAGCTCATCAGAGAACTAGAACGTTACACCATAAGATAAATTTGGAATCCAAGTTCTTGTCATCATAATTGGCTGACTTTTGTAACACGTGaataagcccttgtttacttcccaagttgggaggtgccaaattagcattttgccataaatgcgacactgtagcgtttcctttgtatttgtgaattattgtccaaatattgactaattaggctcaaaagattcatctcgcaaagtacaacaaaactgtgcaattagtttttgatttcgtctacatttagtactccatgcatgtaccgcaaatttgatgtgatggggaatcttctttttgcatagtgtcaaaattgggagtttggagggaagtaaatcGACTCCTTATGATACAGTATGGACGACAAGTCTGAAATTCTTTACTTGGTTTCAGAGCAGCCAAGGCGTCAGTCGGTCATCTCTGGCCGCCCAGTTATATACAGATTGTTGACTCGGTCCTAGTGTGCTAACTAActactttttttatttaaagGTTGGTGTGCTAACTGTTTCCGTACTACAAGACTTGGGTCATTTGCACACTGCCAGTTATGCGTCTCTTGAGTTGGTCAGTGATTTTGTGCGTCAGAGTATGCGTGCTGGTCACAAGTCAGATATGGCTAgggtcatgactcatgagctcATTCCTTAGCCGTTGAATTCTAGTTTGCAGATTCCAGTTTGTTTCAAAATTAACTAGCACAGGGACAAGGCTTCAGACTTGAGACGTCTATATAAACTTGCCTCTTCAACATCTGTATCACCAGCTCATCACAACAAGCTTAACTCATTTGCATACACAACGAATTCCAATAATAGAACCACTTCACAGCAAAAGTGACATGGCGTCTCAGGCCATCGAGAGCAACCGTCCTGGCGCAGAGGTCTTCAATGGAGACGCCATCTGCATGAAGAAATCCGTCAACCTGCTGGAAGAGCTCGGCCTCCCCAAGGGTCTCCTGCCAATGGAGGACATCCAGGAGTTTGGGTACAACCGCA from Setaria italica strain Yugu1 chromosome II, Setaria_italica_v2.0, whole genome shotgun sequence encodes the following:
- the LOC101775326 gene encoding uncharacterized protein LOC101775326; translation: MASQIESHRSSAEVVTGDAICRKKSVELLEELGLPKGLLPMEDIQEFGYNRTTGFMWLVQGKKKVEHTFKKIKQTVSYAAEVTAYAEKGKLRKITGVKTKELMLWLNVVEVYVPEASPDKVTFKTGTGLSDSFDATAFAHGE
- the LOC101774918 gene encoding uncharacterized protein LOC101774918, coding for MASLIETHRSGAEVVSGDAICRKKSVDLLEELGLPKGLLPMEDIQEFGYNRTTGFMWLVQRKKKVEHTFKKIKQTVSYAFEVTAFAEKGKLRKITGVKTKELMLWLSVVEVYVPEASPEKVTFKTGTGLSDSFDATAFALGE